A genomic stretch from Candidatus Ozemobacteraceae bacterium includes:
- a CDS encoding type II secretion system F family protein, with amino-acid sequence MHAYDVSENGSHRLVRQGLSAPLHVDDGELLDVLWQIDMTVESGVPLRRALEIAVLHLEDGARKGLVTRLSKYISFGIPLSIALDRSLRGCPRLVYAAVFIGETTGRLDLAVALLLRMYRLQQAWRSSFDSWIFTSPRLFAAFWCILFLLAWHGSQAQSYPWQEPPETTVIPKFLESITGWLCEPLFYPLAGLLVAWYAVWLNRGGVGFIRLGREALRRLPWIGGMLQNRLAARCLRLLAFILETGKPPLAAVAVIAEFADRSDVQHVFRSSREILRNGGSLSQAFAVSGLLPERAIGAIAAAEDLGTLPETVAWLAGTYEAQVGFESETAGTLFTVGIVVVQIGLLIAAINAGFSPFIQLLGI; translated from the coding sequence ATGCACGCATACGATGTGTCGGAGAATGGTTCGCACCGCCTTGTCCGCCAGGGTCTTTCCGCTCCGCTTCATGTCGACGACGGCGAGTTGCTGGACGTGCTGTGGCAGATCGACATGACCGTCGAATCGGGTGTGCCCCTGCGAAGGGCCCTGGAAATCGCCGTGCTGCATCTCGAGGATGGCGCCAGGAAAGGGCTGGTCACACGGCTGTCTAAATATATATCTTTCGGTATTCCACTTTCGATCGCGCTCGACAGGAGTCTTCGCGGCTGTCCGAGGCTCGTCTATGCCGCCGTCTTCATCGGTGAGACGACGGGCCGCCTCGATCTCGCGGTTGCCCTCCTGCTTCGCATGTATCGGCTCCAGCAGGCCTGGCGCTCGTCGTTCGACAGCTGGATCTTCACCTCCCCGCGGCTTTTCGCTGCCTTCTGGTGCATCCTGTTCCTGCTGGCCTGGCACGGTTCGCAGGCACAATCCTATCCGTGGCAGGAACCGCCTGAAACGACGGTCATCCCGAAATTTCTGGAAAGCATCACCGGCTGGCTCTGCGAGCCGCTGTTCTATCCGCTCGCCGGTCTTCTCGTCGCCTGGTATGCCGTCTGGCTGAACCGCGGCGGTGTCGGCTTCATCAGGCTCGGCCGGGAAGCTCTCCGCCGGCTTCCGTGGATCGGCGGCATGCTGCAAAACCGCCTCGCGGCACGATGCCTGCGCCTCCTCGCCTTCATCCTCGAAACCGGGAAGCCGCCCCTCGCGGCCGTGGCGGTCATCGCCGAGTTCGCGGACAGATCGGACGTGCAGCACGTGTTCCGTTCCTCCCGCGAGATCCTGAGGAACGGCGGCTCGCTTTCGCAGGCGTTCGCGGTCAGCGGACTGCTCCCGGAGCGTGCTATCGGAGCCATCGCCGCCGCGGAGGACCTCGGAACGCTTCCGGAAACGGTCGCCTGGCTTGCCGGGACCTACGAGGCGCAGGTCGGGTTCGAGAGCGAGACGGCCGGCACGCTTTTCACCGTCGGCATCGTGGTGGTGCAGATCGGGCTTCTCATCGCGGCGATCAATGCCGGATTCAGCCCCTTCATCCAGTTGTTGGGCATCTGA
- a CDS encoding adenylate/guanylate cyclase domain-containing protein: protein MTSLGRTGPGRPWVLTATVLLALVALAPGPRHLVTVLENRVGDLLFVFFRPPVTAPPVAVVAKDQLFVSQFGREPDRTDMARTLGEIARSGGRVAVLDYIYDLPRGAEEDARLAAAIASFPAVVTARHFVSRQGYSGAEAIQISDAAAERPPEPLPLCEAVTGGAADEGLINQRPDPDGVVRVMPLAFLPAEARSFFPTLGFAAWIQSELQSASIAIDLPDMLPDPLTASDAAREIFRNAWNSAPHPWPGFGHTGLDEIVRRREARMIGKYICNFIYTRDSFKVSSASCPAWKHLAETIDLCGLPPRTWLRFPGGRPPLVGSDLVPGLRIPFSRAGGGLKGDGVPKLSMGVMLSKASTDTLGKVEIEPAMPPFEVIWSDAGTSTISGSAIDPDGSPLAGIAVLALQTDGAAWASGTTGLDGRFALDRLPHGRYFITLSRREEGVSTVLSPAETIGLSTALVDLPAARFPPSNSRAVGTLVPASQPLTLVIDGDPVWVGITDEAGRLPLRTVPADMQPVPVEGDSQLAWAVATEPIVLASDGPCTGQKIAVFEANPFWNARFTAFFELPAGAASFTASHVPPALGARLMLMSESDQEEQPKSVDVDLFLDSAAVIASMPPVTKTLRQAGVVDISGAAERIRGEFWLVGKDGAWHSSRVGKNSLRLPAGEYLLLARDETGRPGRADRLATTVSGRTLFLGTSLREDQDFVTTPINFLDTEFRQLPGVHLHANLCSALARGEFLRPSPFHHDAHPHAWPLLTLLLLFPFLAAGDLLFARGRGGTAAGTLVAVIACWILAAIRLFQANILLPIFFPVSLTAVFGVVRGAQAYLVARSRERETRATFGRFIAAPMVEEILRHPDAVRPGGVKKELTIMFTDLAGFTSISEVMTPEELTKLMNEYLGEMTRVLFEHGGTLDKYIGDAIMGFWNHPAEQPDHALRAARCAIEMQRRLAVLRAQWLERGLPRVEMRAGINTSECMVGFIGSDIQMNFTCLGDGVNLASRLEGANKAYRTLMMVSETTHARLAGCGIRMRLLDFLAVKGKAQPVKTYELIGISGEDDALWNDLLPVYEEGMRLYLAQDWDGAEAAFRRVLALRPDDGPASVYLERCAHFRDEPPPADWDGRYILKTK from the coding sequence ATGACGTCCCTCGGAAGGACGGGGCCCGGCAGGCCCTGGGTGCTGACCGCGACGGTCCTGCTGGCGCTCGTCGCGCTGGCTCCGGGGCCGCGGCACCTGGTGACCGTTCTCGAGAACCGGGTCGGCGATCTGTTGTTCGTCTTCTTCCGGCCGCCCGTGACCGCCCCGCCCGTCGCCGTCGTCGCGAAGGACCAGCTGTTCGTCAGCCAGTTCGGGCGCGAGCCGGATCGCACCGACATGGCGCGGACGCTCGGGGAGATCGCCCGCTCGGGGGGGCGGGTCGCGGTACTGGACTACATCTACGACCTGCCCCGGGGCGCGGAGGAGGATGCGCGGCTTGCGGCCGCCATCGCCAGCTTTCCCGCCGTCGTCACGGCGCGACATTTCGTCAGCCGCCAGGGTTACAGCGGCGCCGAAGCCATCCAGATATCGGACGCGGCGGCGGAGCGGCCGCCGGAGCCGCTTCCCCTGTGCGAGGCGGTCACCGGCGGAGCCGCCGACGAGGGACTGATCAACCAGCGCCCCGACCCGGACGGGGTCGTCCGCGTCATGCCCCTCGCCTTCCTTCCCGCCGAAGCACGTTCGTTCTTTCCGACGCTCGGTTTTGCGGCATGGATCCAGTCCGAGCTGCAATCGGCCTCGATCGCCATCGATCTTCCGGACATGCTTCCCGATCCCCTGACGGCATCGGACGCGGCCCGCGAAATATTCCGGAACGCCTGGAACTCGGCGCCGCATCCCTGGCCGGGGTTCGGGCATACGGGGCTCGACGAGATCGTCCGGCGACGCGAAGCGCGGATGATCGGGAAATATATATGCAATTTTATATATACACGCGATTCTTTCAAGGTGTCATCCGCCTCTTGTCCGGCCTGGAAGCACCTCGCTGAAACGATCGACCTGTGCGGATTGCCGCCCCGCACCTGGCTGCGTTTCCCGGGAGGCAGGCCTCCGTTGGTGGGGTCTGACCTCGTTCCAGGCCTGCGAATCCCGTTTTCCAGGGCCGGGGGTGGTCTCAAGGGAGACGGCGTTCCCAAACTTTCCATGGGCGTCATGCTTTCGAAGGCATCGACCGACACGCTCGGAAAGGTCGAGATCGAGCCGGCGATGCCGCCGTTCGAGGTGATCTGGTCTGATGCCGGCACGTCGACAATTTCGGGCTCGGCCATCGACCCGGACGGTTCGCCCCTGGCCGGCATCGCCGTTTTGGCGCTCCAGACGGACGGAGCCGCCTGGGCTTCGGGGACGACCGGGCTCGACGGCCGGTTCGCCCTCGACCGGCTTCCGCACGGCAGATATTTCATCACGCTGTCCCGGCGGGAGGAAGGCGTATCGACCGTTCTTTCTCCCGCCGAGACGATCGGACTTTCGACCGCGCTGGTCGATCTGCCGGCCGCACGGTTTCCTCCCTCGAACAGCCGCGCGGTCGGAACGCTCGTTCCCGCCTCCCAGCCCCTGACGCTCGTCATCGACGGAGATCCGGTCTGGGTGGGCATCACCGATGAAGCGGGCAGACTGCCGCTCCGCACGGTGCCGGCGGATATGCAGCCCGTTCCCGTCGAGGGAGACAGCCAGCTCGCCTGGGCAGTAGCCACCGAGCCCATCGTGCTTGCCAGCGACGGTCCCTGCACCGGCCAGAAGATCGCCGTGTTCGAGGCGAACCCGTTCTGGAACGCTCGGTTCACGGCCTTCTTCGAACTCCCTGCCGGTGCGGCTTCGTTCACGGCGTCGCATGTGCCGCCGGCGCTCGGGGCACGGCTGATGCTGATGAGCGAGTCCGACCAGGAGGAACAGCCGAAGAGCGTCGACGTCGACCTGTTCCTCGATTCGGCGGCCGTGATCGCCAGTATGCCTCCGGTCACGAAAACGCTTCGCCAGGCCGGCGTCGTCGATATTTCCGGAGCTGCAGAACGGATCCGGGGAGAGTTCTGGCTCGTCGGGAAGGACGGCGCCTGGCATTCTTCCCGTGTTGGGAAGAACTCGCTCAGGTTGCCTGCGGGCGAGTATCTGCTGCTCGCCCGCGACGAGACCGGACGGCCGGGGCGGGCGGACAGGCTGGCGACGACGGTTTCCGGCCGGACCCTGTTCCTGGGAACATCCCTCCGGGAAGACCAGGACTTCGTCACGACGCCGATCAACTTTCTCGATACCGAGTTCAGACAACTGCCGGGCGTCCATCTGCACGCGAACCTGTGTTCGGCCCTTGCCCGAGGCGAATTTCTGCGCCCCTCCCCCTTCCATCACGACGCTCATCCGCACGCATGGCCACTGCTGACGCTGCTGCTGCTTTTCCCCTTCCTTGCGGCGGGCGACCTGCTGTTCGCACGGGGTCGCGGCGGCACGGCGGCAGGCACGCTCGTGGCTGTGATTGCCTGCTGGATCCTCGCCGCGATCCGGCTGTTCCAGGCGAATATCCTGCTTCCGATCTTTTTTCCCGTTTCGCTCACCGCCGTCTTCGGGGTGGTGCGCGGAGCCCAGGCCTACCTGGTCGCGCGGAGCCGCGAGCGCGAGACGCGGGCCACGTTCGGCCGCTTCATCGCCGCGCCGATGGTGGAGGAGATCCTGCGGCACCCCGACGCCGTCAGGCCCGGCGGCGTGAAGAAGGAGCTGACGATCATGTTCACCGACCTAGCGGGCTTCACCTCGATTTCGGAGGTGATGACGCCGGAAGAGCTGACGAAGCTGATGAACGAATACCTGGGCGAGATGACGCGCGTGCTGTTCGAGCACGGCGGCACGCTCGACAAATACATCGGCGATGCGATCATGGGGTTCTGGAACCACCCCGCCGAGCAGCCGGACCACGCGCTCCGGGCCGCCCGCTGCGCCATCGAGATGCAGCGGCGGCTCGCCGTTCTCCGCGCCCAGTGGCTCGAGCGAGGTCTCCCCCGGGTCGAAATGCGCGCGGGCATCAACACGTCGGAGTGCATGGTAGGTTTTATAGGCAGTGATATTCAAATGAACTTTACCTGCCTCGGCGACGGCGTCAACCTCGCTTCACGGCTCGAAGGGGCGAACAAGGCGTATCGCACCCTGATGATGGTCTCGGAGACCACCCATGCCAGGCTCGCGGGCTGTGGCATCCGGATGCGGTTACTCGACTTCCTGGCCGTCAAGGGCAAGGCCCAGCCGGTCAAGACCTACGAACTGATCGGCATCTCCGGCGAAGACGATGCGCTGTGGAACGACCTCCTGCCCGTCTACGAGGAAGGCATGCGGCTGTATCTCGCGCAGGACTGGGACGGCGCCGAGGCGGCGTTCCGCCGGGTGCTCGCCCTCAGGCCCGACGACGGCCCCGCATCGGTGTATCTCGAGCGGTGCGCTCATTTCCGCGATGAGCCGCCTCCTGCCGACTGGGACGGGAGATACATTCTTAAAACGAAGTAG
- a CDS encoding FecR domain-containing protein → MILKGNIRAWLAAGAFVCGTAHAAVDLTTSELIKVSGKVEVKKGQEAPFKPVPANLKLAGALKRLDGGDKVKTGSESSAELSLKNTCVLAVKEGSLFEVPMTLDQAALTKLNAQQGSFLFKVVSGSDFKVQTADVIAGVKGTLFEVEIHDNIAPLLMTPGLEIGVEGAGGTVVNVFEGDVELTHAITGKTRRVKAGSRLAAFGRSIMGLDGSLAEGFGQVTEFKPLQRLQERFGALGMRLGSVPSTFQGISGVNTEGAVMPVRLGRARDRLNSLTEGFSGPILQKLGRFRGMRQAFANRVSQAQELKQAVQDLKGAAFEPKIDEGKYPVLSDPLIVPENGLSEAHLGEGQFIAASPAEGCQVVKLRPERGGMMLEEGVGTFRLKNPVEHLDALVAVKAEGDRLQHFIQVHDGKLLARLPGEAEPVSVTPSAPIAAEFDPAAGTARRIEWRDPGFAQNVAEYRLEVETDIEAQKAEHESKVNEKRGDALQKIIEKAPKKIKLPKFRFR, encoded by the coding sequence ATGATCCTGAAGGGAAACATCCGCGCCTGGCTCGCCGCCGGCGCGTTCGTCTGCGGGACGGCCCATGCCGCCGTCGATCTGACGACGTCGGAGCTGATCAAGGTTTCGGGCAAGGTCGAAGTGAAGAAGGGGCAGGAAGCCCCGTTCAAGCCCGTTCCGGCCAATCTCAAACTGGCCGGCGCGCTCAAGCGGCTCGACGGCGGCGACAAGGTCAAGACGGGCTCCGAAAGCAGCGCCGAGCTGTCCCTGAAGAACACCTGCGTGCTCGCGGTGAAGGAGGGCAGCCTGTTCGAGGTGCCGATGACGCTGGACCAGGCGGCCCTGACGAAGCTGAACGCGCAGCAGGGCTCGTTCCTGTTCAAGGTCGTCTCGGGAAGCGATTTCAAAGTGCAGACGGCCGACGTGATCGCGGGGGTCAAAGGCACGCTGTTCGAGGTCGAGATCCATGACAACATCGCCCCCCTCCTGATGACACCGGGTCTGGAAATCGGCGTCGAAGGCGCGGGCGGGACGGTTGTGAACGTGTTCGAGGGCGATGTCGAGCTGACGCACGCAATCACTGGCAAGACCCGCAGAGTGAAGGCCGGCAGCCGCCTCGCCGCGTTCGGCAGGAGCATCATGGGCCTCGATGGCTCGCTAGCCGAAGGGTTCGGCCAGGTGACCGAGTTCAAGCCGCTTCAGCGGCTTCAGGAACGATTCGGTGCTCTGGGCATGCGGCTGGGGTCTGTCCCATCGACGTTCCAGGGCATCTCCGGTGTCAACACCGAAGGGGCGGTGATGCCCGTCCGGCTCGGCCGCGCCCGCGACCGGCTGAATTCTCTCACGGAAGGCTTTTCGGGGCCGATCCTGCAGAAACTCGGCCGTTTCCGCGGCATGCGTCAGGCGTTCGCGAACCGCGTGAGTCAGGCGCAGGAACTCAAGCAGGCGGTGCAGGACCTCAAGGGCGCGGCATTCGAGCCGAAAATCGACGAAGGGAAATACCCCGTGCTGTCCGATCCGCTCATCGTTCCCGAAAACGGCTTGTCCGAAGCCCATCTTGGCGAAGGTCAGTTCATCGCGGCAAGCCCCGCCGAGGGCTGCCAGGTGGTGAAACTGCGCCCCGAACGAGGCGGAATGATGCTCGAGGAGGGGGTCGGCACGTTCCGGCTGAAGAATCCCGTCGAGCATCTCGATGCGCTGGTCGCGGTGAAGGCCGAGGGCGACCGCCTTCAGCATTTCATCCAGGTACATGACGGGAAACTGCTCGCCAGACTCCCGGGTGAAGCCGAGCCCGTTTCCGTCACGCCGTCCGCACCGATCGCGGCCGAGTTCGATCCGGCCGCCGGAACCGCGCGGAGAATCGAATGGCGGGACCCGGGCTTCGCGCAGAACGTCGCCGAATACCGCCTCGAAGTCGAGACCGACATCGAAGCGCAGAAGGCCGAGCACGAGTCGAAGGTGAACGAGAAACGCGGAGACGCGTTGCAGAAAATCATCGAAAAAGCGCCGAAGAAGATAAAACTGCCGAAATTCCGATTCAGATGA